Part of the Thermostichus vulcanus str. 'Rupite' genome is shown below.
ACTTTGGGCGGATCTCCCAACAATCGTGCGCAACAGGAGGTCGTGCTCCCCGCCAGTCCTGAGCAGGTCTTAAAAGCGGCTGAACAAGCCTTCCAGGTATGGAAACGGGGAGAGCTGGGATCCGTGGATACCCAGGCTATGGAAGTGAAAGGGATTTCCCGCACCAACTTTTTTAAGTTCGTGGATGATATCACCGTCTCGTTGTCCCCGGTGGAAGGGGATCCCGGTCAGACTCGTCTGCAGATAACTTCCGTAGGCCGGGTTGGGGAATACGATTTCGGTGGCAACCGGCGCAACATCAACGAGTATCTGGACACATTGCGATCTTTGCTGGAGCAGGGGTAGGGTTTGTTGAGCCGACAGCACCCTGACGGGATGAGCAGAATAAAGTCTGGGCAACCTACCATTTCCGGGGGCAAAGAAGGTTGAGCAAGCAGTCCCGCCTCTTGGGGGGGGAGGCACCATCGATACCTTTAGTGGGTAAGCTTTTGAAGCGCTGGGGGCTTCTGACTTGGACGTTGCCTGCCTTGGCCTTTTTGCTGGCCTTTGCCCTCTACCCGCTGGGATACGCGCTGGTCATTTCCCTGTTTCGGTATCGATTGACGGATCCCACGGGCTCTAGGGCTTTTGTGGGTCTGCAAAATTATCTCCAGGCACTGCAGGATCCTCAGGTGCTGGGATCCCTGGGGAATACGCTACTCTTTGTCGGCGTAGCTTCTGGACTGGAGTTGATCCTGGGGTTGGGGATTGCGGTGTTGTTGGATCAGCGGCTGCCCGGTATGGCTTGGGTGCGGGCTTTGTTATTAACGCCGATGGCGCTGGCCCCAGTGGTGGCGGCCTTGGTGTGGCGGGCGCTGTACAACCCGGATTTTGGCTTGGTGTCGCAACTGTTGAGGGGATTGGGGATCCCGTTGGGGCGCGGGTTAGTGGGAGAAGCCCACACCGCTCTCTGGGCTTTAATTTGGGTGGATATCTGGCAGTGGACACCTCTACTGGCGATTACCCTTTTTGCCGGTCTACAAAGCCAACCCCCGGAACTCTTGCAAGCGGCTCAACTGGATGGGGCCAATGGCTGGCAAGGATTTCGTTACATCTCTTTGCCACTGCTGAGGCCGGTATTGACGGTGGCACTGCTGCTGCGGGCGATGGAGCTGTTTAAGATCTTCGACTCGGTGTTTGTGATCACGGGCGGTGGGCCGGGGCGAGCCACCGAGGTGCTCAACTACCACATTTTCAAAGTCGGCCTGACCTTTTTTGATGTGGGCTATGGGGCAGCGCTGTCGGTACTGCTGATGGGAATTGTGTCGGTATTCTTGGCCCTTTACGGCTGGGTTGTGGGCTGGGGGGATCGCGCGCCATGAAGCTGCTGGAGAAGCCGGAACAAGTACCGACAACGGCTAGCGAGGTAGGCTCCAGGTTCGTCTGGGATCCCCGACACGCGGTCAAACGTCCCCTTCGTTGGCTGTACCCTCTGCTCCTGTATGGGCTGGTGGCGTTGGTGCTGCTGGTGTTCCTATTGCCGCTGGGGTGGATGCTGCTCATCTCCCTCAAAACCGGCCAGGGATCCCAAACCATTAACTTATTTCAATCCTTTCGGCCCAGCTGGGAAAACTACCGGGCGCTGTGGCAGGAGGTGCCGGTGGCCCGTTACTTGCTCAATACTCTCATTGTCTCGGTGGGATCCACACTGCTGGCGCTCCTGTTGGGGATCCCGGCGGGCTATGGGTTGGCCCGTCAACCGGGCAGTTGGGCAAATGGGTTGGCCCTGGCATTGTTGGGGATCCGCCTGTTCCCGCCGATTGCGTTGCTGTTGCCCTTCTATTTGATGATGCGAGATCTGCGCCTACTGGATAGCTACACTGGGCTGATTCTGTTGCAGAGTGTGTTTAAGATCACCTTCGTCGCTTGGTTCATGCGTGGCTTTTTTGTGGGCATGCCACAGGTGTTGGAGGAAGCAGCATTGGTGGATGGCTGTAGCCGCTGGGGGGCGTTTTGGCGGGTGGCGTTGCCGTTATCATTGCCGGGGGTGATCACCGTTAGCCTGTTGGGATTGATCTTTTCCTGGAACGACTTTTTTAGCCCGCTGGTGCTGTCGGGGGTGCGCACCCGCCTTTTAACCCTAGGCATCCTGGAAGCGTTTAGCACCTATGAGGTGGCCTGGGGACGGATGAGCGCTCTTGGGGTCATTGCGGTGTTGCCGGTGTTGCTCCTGGCCTTGGGTTTGCAGCGCTACTATGTGCGGGGGCTGACGGCAGGAGCGGTACGGGAATAACTAGAGTGATAACTTGCCCCCTCCGGCAAATGGATTGGGATCCCCTTGGCGAAAGGGTGGGATAGTGGAAAAGGGATCCCCTGCTGGTTTCTATTCTGGTTTCTATTTTTTTCATGCTCACCGCGCCTGCTCTACAAACTCAACTGCATCCTCTGATTCAGCGCCTGTCGGAGGCGATCCTGAACATTTGGGGATCCAATCTCACCCTCGCACCCTATGATCTGCCGCAGGATCTGGGCTATGTGGAAGGTCGCCTGGATGGAGAGAAATTGCAAATCGAAAACCGCTGCTACCAAGGGGATCCCTTTCGCAAGCTGCACCTTGAGCTGGCCCGTGCCGGACAAAACCTAGATATTCTCCATTGCGTCATGTTCCCGCAGCCGCAGTACCCGCTGCCGATGTTTGGCTGTGACATTGTGGCCGGTCGGGGGCAGGTCAGCGCCGCCATTGTCGATTTATCTCCGGTCACCCCCAGCTTGCCGGAACCTTACGTCCAGGCATTAGAAGCCCTCGGATCCCGCTTGGCCCTGTTTCAGCACCGGCGAGAGCTACCCCAGTGGGGGAGTATTTTCTCCCCCTATTGTCTGTTTATTCGCCCCAGTGATGCCGAAGAAGCGGATCAATTCCTGGCCTTAGCCAGCCGCTACCTGGCCATTCACTGTCAGCTTGCCCAAGAAATCCCCCCCCAGACGGATCCCAGCCAGATTCTGGCCAACTACCAAGGGCAACACCGCTACTGCAGCCAGCAACAGCAAAATGACCGTACCCGCCGCGTCTTGGAAAAAGCCTTTGGCCCCGAATGGGCAGAGCGCTATATGAACACAGTTCTGTTTGATTTGCCCCCTAGCCCTGGAGGGGATTGAAATCCTCAGAGCATCAGGCAGAGGACTTTAGTCAGGATTAGCCGGAGGCTTGTCCAGAAGGATCCCGCCAAATTGAGCCAGCCAGAAGCCGGTTATCCCACCGTAAGCCAGCCACCCCAACCCATCCTGTCACGATCCAGTCCATGCCCGTAATGACCAGCCAACGCCAACCCAATCGGGGATGGGATCCTACAACCTGGGGAAGTCCCACGGGAGAACGGAAACCAACCCAGCAAAGGTTCTGAGCCAAGCCAACGGTAAACCCCAAAAGCAGCAGCGTGGCCGAAAACTGCCAGCCGGATCCCTCCAGCCATCCTGCTACAGCACCCCCCAACCCACTGGCCAAGCACCAGCGCCAAGAAAAACTTGTCAGGGGCCCTGTTCGGATGGACATTGACCCTCCCTCTCAACCCACGGGGTAGTTAGGGGAATCACGGAATCGATTGGCCTATTAACCTAGCTAACGCTGGCCAAGATCCCCGGCTGCACCTGTCGGGGTACCACTGCCAAGCGATCCACATCGGCACAGTAGGCCAGATCCGTCTCATTCTCCGGCCCAATCCCCAAAAGCCGTTGCCCATGACTGGAGCACCGCAACAATTGCAGCAGATTCCCCTGCCAAGTCTGATATAGGGCCAAGGCGGCAACCGCCTCATCGTTGCCCAGTTGCTCCAGATGGTTCTGACACCCCAGGCGATGTAAAATCCCCCCGGCACAGACGGTGTCTTCCAAAGAAAAAGCCCCTTCCCAGCCGGATCCCACCAGCCACACCTCCTCAAACCCCTCTGCTTTCAGAAAAGCCTCCACAGCTCCTAGGTTCACCAGGGCTGCCGTAATCACCACCGGGATCCCTTCCACCCGTTGCAGACTGCGGGTACCGTTGGTGGTACTCATAAAAATGCGCTTGTCCCGAACCCGTTCCGGTGTGTAGTCCAGGGGAGAATTTCCCAGATCAAAACCTGCCACGGTTTTGCCTCCCCGTTCCCCCGCCAACAGCCGCTTGGGGGCCGGCCAGCTTTGGCTCACCTCCTGGAGCTGTTGCAAGTGGGCAAACACCTGTACCGCTTCTGCTCCAGCCGCCAGCGCCGTGGCAATAGTGGTGGTGGCTCGCAACACATCGATGGCCACCGCACAATCAGGGATCCCGGACAGGGGCACCTGTTCAGGGGTATGAAAATGAAAAAACCGCATGAGGGGAGGGAATAAAGGAGCAAAATTTCAAGATTTGGGCGCAAACTGGGCGCACAATCAAAATTGACGCCGTGCAAACACCAACACCGCCAGGATGAGCAGCAGGATTGTATAAACCAAGCCATAGAAGGCATCCCCTAGCAATTCTCCCGGCAGTGGAATTTGTCCGTAAACAGCGGCATCTCTCAGATTCAGGCGTTCCAGATCCGGCAAGACCAAGTAAATCACCTCGAACACCTTGCTCAATCCGCTATCCTCTACCAAATTGCTCAGTTGCAGCAGGGCACGGCTGGCGTGTCCCATGAGAAAAAGGGCAATCGTGTAGAGGGTAGCCAAAATCGAGGAGGTAAACACCCCAAACAGCAGCGCTGCCGCCACAATCAGCACCAGTTCCAGGAAGATAAACACTGCCGCCCAGAGAATGGCCAACAGGGGAATCTCCGCCTGTACCAGCCACAGGCCCAGCAGGAAAATAGCCGTCATGATTGCCAGCAGCACCGACAACAAGGCTGCTAGCCCCAGATGCTTACCAACGATAAACTCCGCTCGGCTCATCGGTTTGGCGATCAACACATAGACGGTGCGTTTTTCGATTTCCTTGTTGACCAACCCCGTGCCAACGAAGATCGCCACAATCAAGCCGAGAAAATGAATCGCCGCCAGCCCCAGATCCGCAATGATTTTGTTGTGGGCTTGGTTGGCCACCTGCGGGAGCAAAACAATGGCTCCCAGCATGACCACGGCAAAGAGCATCACCAGGTAGAGGATCCGATCCCGAATTGTTTCCCGGAAAACGTTTTGGGCAATGGCCACCACTCGCAATGCATCCATGTTTTGACCCAAAGCCGTGACAGTGTGGCTGCTACACTTGTAGCAGATCCAACATTCATTCTATGCAGTTCCAGGCTCAAATCCAGATCCACCTGCGCCCCTCTGTGCTGGATCCCGCCGGGGTAGCGGTGCAGTCCAGCTTGCATCAGTTGGGCCATACCCAAGTGCAGCAGGTGCGCATCGGCAAGCATATTCAACTGCAACTGGAAGCTCCGGATGCGGAAACGGCGCAGAAACGGGTGGGGGAATTGTGCGATCAACTGCTGGCCAATCCGGTGATCGAGACCTACGCCATTCGGGTGGAGCCTGTCGGTTCTTGATGAATCTTGCCGATGGTCTTGCGATTGTCTTTAGGGATCCCTATGTCCAGCGTTAAGTTTGGTATCGTCGTCTTTCCTGGCTCCAACTGTGACCGAGATGTAGCCTGGGTAACGCGGGGGTTACTGGGCTGTCCCACTCGCCTGATTTGGTATGCAGAGCGGGATTTGTCGGGGTTGGATGTGGTGGTGCTGCCAGGGGGCTTTAGCTACGGGGATTACCTCCGCTGCGGGGCTATCGCTCGCTTTGCCCCCGTGATGGGATCCCTGCAGGAGCATGTGGCGCGGGGGGGCTATGTGCTGGGGATTTGCAATGGCTTTCAGATCTTGACGGAGGCGGGCCTGCTGCCGGGGGCACTGGTGCGCAATGCTAACCTGCACTTTATTTGCGACCGAGTCGGCCTGCGCATCGAACGACAGGACTTGCTCTGGACGGGTGCTTATCCCGCCGGAGCCACGATTACCCTGCCGATTGCCCATGGAGAAGGCCGCTACACCTGTGATCCAGACACCCTTAAGCAGCTTCAGGATCAGGGGCAAATCGTCTTTCGCTATGACCCAGTTTCCCCGAATGGATCCCTGGATCAGATTGCTGGCCTTTGTAGCCCCTCCGGTCGCGTGCTAGGGCTAATGCCCCACCCAGAACGGGCCGCCGATCCAGATTTACCAGGACAGGATGGGATCCCCCTTTGGCAGTCGATTCTGCAGGGCTTGGCAGCTTAGACAGGTGGACATCCAAGCGGGTTTCAAGCCTACTGCGGTTCCTGTAAGGACTGGGGCAAGACCTGACGTACCTGGTTCACCATGTCTTCGTGATCCACCACCGGCTTGGCAATATAGCCATCTGCCCCGCTCTGGGCCAAAAAGGCCTCCCGATCCCCTCGCATGGCATGGGCCGTCACCAAAATGATGGGGATGGAGTTGCTCTTGGGATTTTCTTTCAACAGTTGGGCAATGCGGATCCCATCCACCGCCTCACCCCGAAAGGTGCTTTGGGACAGGGAAACATCCAGGAGGATGACATCCACCTCATGCCCCTGGGCCAACTGCAAAATTTGCTCCACATTCTGACTGTGGAAGACTTCGAAGCCACCCCGCCGCCGCAAGACCTTGTCAAAGACACGGGCATTAACGGGATCATCTTCCACCAGCAGCACTGTCGCCATGGTTTATCTAACTGTGGACTTTCACTGTGATCTTAGAAGGTCAAGGGGCAAGGGTTCTCCGCCAAAATGCTGAGAATTCCAATTGGAGCGCCAAAAGATCTACACCCCTACCGAGAACAAGAAAGCCGGAGGGATCCCCGCCGGCTTGCTAGAAAGGGAACTTGTCGGATCCCAGACCCCATTGGGCAGTGGCCTTAGCTCCCTCAAACAACTCTCAGATTACTTTTTGGTGATCCTGGGGGTTTCTCGAAAGGCAACAGCGAAGAACAGAACGCCCAGAGTCAGGAACAGGATAAAGGTGTAGGCAATGGCTTCCATACGAAACCTCCGAATCGGATTTTTTTAAGATGGGCTTGATTTCAGATTAACTCGGAAGCGTCAGCACTCCATCCCTATCTCAGAACAGAGTGCCGACGGCAGTAGGCAAGGCCAACAGAGCCTTAGGCTTCCTGGGCTTTGCGAGTGGTGGGATCCCCCACTTTTTGGAAGACACCAAATTCCACCATCTCTTCGCTCATATCTGGGTCAATACCGGCAAACACATCCCGGAACAGGGTGCGGGCGCCATGCCAAATATGACCGAAGAAGAAGAGCAACGCAAAAACCGCATGGGCAAAGGTAAACCATCCCCTTGGGCTGGTATGGAAGGTACCATCCGCTTTCGGGGTTTCGCGGTCAAACTCAAACAACTGCCCCAACTGAGCTTTGCGGGCGTATTTCTTCACGGTAGCCGGATCGGTGAAGACTTGGCCGTCCAACTTGCCGCCAAAGAACTCAACCGTCACCCCCACCTGCTCAAAGCTGTAGCGAGACTCGGCTCGCCGGAAGGGAATATCTGCCCGTACCACACCATCGGCATCCCGCAAAATGACGGGGAAGGTCTCGAAGAAGTTAGGCAAGCGCTGTACGGTCAGCTCCCGCCCCTCTTGATCGCGGAACACAGGATAACCCAGCCACTCGGTCGCAATGCCATCCCCTTTGTTCATGGGGCCAGCGCGGAACAAACCACCCTTGGCCGGGCTATTGCCCACATAGTCGTAGAACAGCAGGGATCCCGGCAGAGAATCGTAGGCCTCGCTACGGGTCATACCGGCTTCCATAGCAGCATTCACCCGGCGGTTGATTTCCTGGTTGTAGTAGCCGGAATCCCACTGGTAGCGGGTTGGGCCAAACAGCTCCACCGGGGTCGTGGCACTGCCGTACCACATGGTACCGGCCACCACAAACCCTGCGAAAAACACGGCGGCAATGGAGCTAGAGAGCACCGTCTCGATATTCCCCATCCGCAGGGCACGATACAAACGCTGAGGCGGACGAACCGTGAGGTGGAACAAGCCCGCAATGATACCGACAATCCCAGCAGCAATGTGATGGGCAACCACACCGCCCGCATTGTAGGGGTTAAACCCAGCAGGGCCCCATTCCGGTGCCACCGGCTGCACATGGCCTGTGGTGGCATAGGGATCGCTCACCCACATCCCTGGGCCAAATACCCCGGTTAGGTGGAAAGCACCAAATCCAAAACAGAGGATCCCGGCCAGCAATAGGTGAATGCCAAACATTTTCGGCAAATCCAAAGCCGGCTCACCGGTGCGGGGATCCCGGAACAGCTCCAGATCCCAGTACACCCAGTGCCAACAAGCAGCCAAAAAGAGCAGACCTGACAAGACGATGTGGGCAGTGGCTACCCCTTCAAACGTCCAGAAGCCTGCATTGGCGACGCTCTCGCCGTAAATATTCCAACCACCCCAGGAGTTTTCTACCCCAAGGCGAGCCATAAACGGCATGACAAACATGCCCTGACGCCACATTGGGTTCAGGACAGGATCCGACGGATCGTAAATTGCAGTTTCATAAAGCGCCATCGATCCCGCCCAACCTGCTACCAAAGCGGTATGCATGAGG
Proteins encoded:
- a CDS encoding DUF1499 domain-containing protein encodes the protein MLLLAVLLFALMGSNGIPAVQAATLGGSPNNRAQQEVVLPASPEQVLKAAEQAFQVWKRGELGSVDTQAMEVKGISRTNFFKFVDDITVSLSPVEGDPGQTRLQITSVGRVGEYDFGGNRRNINEYLDTLRSLLEQG
- a CDS encoding carbohydrate ABC transporter permease, with product MGKLLKRWGLLTWTLPALAFLLAFALYPLGYALVISLFRYRLTDPTGSRAFVGLQNYLQALQDPQVLGSLGNTLLFVGVASGLELILGLGIAVLLDQRLPGMAWVRALLLTPMALAPVVAALVWRALYNPDFGLVSQLLRGLGIPLGRGLVGEAHTALWALIWVDIWQWTPLLAITLFAGLQSQPPELLQAAQLDGANGWQGFRYISLPLLRPVLTVALLLRAMELFKIFDSVFVITGGGPGRATEVLNYHIFKVGLTFFDVGYGAALSVLLMGIVSVFLALYGWVVGWGDRAP
- a CDS encoding carbohydrate ABC transporter permease, whose protein sequence is MKLLEKPEQVPTTASEVGSRFVWDPRHAVKRPLRWLYPLLLYGLVALVLLVFLLPLGWMLLISLKTGQGSQTINLFQSFRPSWENYRALWQEVPVARYLLNTLIVSVGSTLLALLLGIPAGYGLARQPGSWANGLALALLGIRLFPPIALLLPFYLMMRDLRLLDSYTGLILLQSVFKITFVAWFMRGFFVGMPQVLEEAALVDGCSRWGAFWRVALPLSLPGVITVSLLGLIFSWNDFFSPLVLSGVRTRLLTLGILEAFSTYEVAWGRMSALGVIAVLPVLLLALGLQRYYVRGLTAGAVRE
- a CDS encoding phycocyanobilin:ferredoxin oxidoreductase, which translates into the protein MLTAPALQTQLHPLIQRLSEAILNIWGSNLTLAPYDLPQDLGYVEGRLDGEKLQIENRCYQGDPFRKLHLELARAGQNLDILHCVMFPQPQYPLPMFGCDIVAGRGQVSAAIVDLSPVTPSLPEPYVQALEALGSRLALFQHRRELPQWGSIFSPYCLFIRPSDAEEADQFLALASRYLAIHCQLAQEIPPQTDPSQILANYQGQHRYCSQQQQNDRTRRVLEKAFGPEWAERYMNTVLFDLPPSPGGD
- a CDS encoding 2-phosphosulfolactate phosphatase family protein; its protein translation is MRFFHFHTPEQVPLSGIPDCAVAIDVLRATTTIATALAAGAEAVQVFAHLQQLQEVSQSWPAPKRLLAGERGGKTVAGFDLGNSPLDYTPERVRDKRIFMSTTNGTRSLQRVEGIPVVITAALVNLGAVEAFLKAEGFEEVWLVGSGWEGAFSLEDTVCAGGILHRLGCQNHLEQLGNDEAVAALALYQTWQGNLLQLLRCSSHGQRLLGIGPENETDLAYCADVDRLAVVPRQVQPGILASVS
- a CDS encoding ABC transporter permease; the protein is MDALRVVAIAQNVFRETIRDRILYLVMLFAVVMLGAIVLLPQVANQAHNKIIADLGLAAIHFLGLIVAIFVGTGLVNKEIEKRTVYVLIAKPMSRAEFIVGKHLGLAALLSVLLAIMTAIFLLGLWLVQAEIPLLAILWAAVFIFLELVLIVAAALLFGVFTSSILATLYTIALFLMGHASRALLQLSNLVEDSGLSKVFEVIYLVLPDLERLNLRDAAVYGQIPLPGELLGDAFYGLVYTILLLILAVLVFARRQF
- the purS gene encoding phosphoribosylformylglycinamidine synthase subunit PurS, which translates into the protein MQFQAQIQIHLRPSVLDPAGVAVQSSLHQLGHTQVQQVRIGKHIQLQLEAPDAETAQKRVGELCDQLLANPVIETYAIRVEPVGS
- the purQ gene encoding phosphoribosylformylglycinamidine synthase subunit PurQ, whose amino-acid sequence is MSSVKFGIVVFPGSNCDRDVAWVTRGLLGCPTRLIWYAERDLSGLDVVVLPGGFSYGDYLRCGAIARFAPVMGSLQEHVARGGYVLGICNGFQILTEAGLLPGALVRNANLHFICDRVGLRIERQDLLWTGAYPAGATITLPIAHGEGRYTCDPDTLKQLQDQGQIVFRYDPVSPNGSLDQIAGLCSPSGRVLGLMPHPERAADPDLPGQDGIPLWQSILQGLAA
- a CDS encoding response regulator, translated to MATVLLVEDDPVNARVFDKVLRRRGGFEVFHSQNVEQILQLAQGHEVDVILLDVSLSQSTFRGEAVDGIRIAQLLKENPKSNSIPIILVTAHAMRGDREAFLAQSGADGYIAKPVVDHEDMVNQVRQVLPQSLQEPQ
- a CDS encoding photosystem II reaction center protein T, whose translation is MEAIAYTFILFLTLGVLFFAVAFRETPRITKK
- the psbB gene encoding photosystem II chlorophyll-binding protein CP47: MGLPWYRVHTVVLNDPGRLISVHLMHTALVAGWAGSMALYETAIYDPSDPVLNPMWRQGMFVMPFMARLGVENSWGGWNIYGESVANAGFWTFEGVATAHIVLSGLLFLAACWHWVYWDLELFRDPRTGEPALDLPKMFGIHLLLAGILCFGFGAFHLTGVFGPGMWVSDPYATTGHVQPVAPEWGPAGFNPYNAGGVVAHHIAAGIVGIIAGLFHLTVRPPQRLYRALRMGNIETVLSSSIAAVFFAGFVVAGTMWYGSATTPVELFGPTRYQWDSGYYNQEINRRVNAAMEAGMTRSEAYDSLPGSLLFYDYVGNSPAKGGLFRAGPMNKGDGIATEWLGYPVFRDQEGRELTVQRLPNFFETFPVILRDADGVVRADIPFRRAESRYSFEQVGVTVEFFGGKLDGQVFTDPATVKKYARKAQLGQLFEFDRETPKADGTFHTSPRGWFTFAHAVFALLFFFGHIWHGARTLFRDVFAGIDPDMSEEMVEFGVFQKVGDPTTRKAQEA